The bacterium genome includes the window CGCCTTCTCGAATCCCACCTCCGAGATCACCTCTTCAGAGGCTGCCAGAAGACGATCGAGCGACCTGCGGCTTCTCAACTGGCGGGGCTTCAACGAGGTCGGGTCCGCAACGGTCATTCATGAATAATAGTGCCCACTATCATTCAGATCAAGGCCAAGGCTACCCCACTCCGGCCAGCCAAGCCAGCACGAGCGCAGCTCAACCGGGGCCTGGTGCCCGCTCGGCCTGACCCGCATCCACTCCCACCGCTCCCACCCACTCATCGACGACCTGCCTGACCAATTCGCGATCCACCCCTGTTGAAAGCGCTTGGTCCGAGAAATCACTAATCTCGTCCGGCTGGGCTCCCGCCAGCCGCAGCTCATGGCGCACGGCGGCCACCATGACCCACGGATTGTCGCTGTGAAGAGAGATCCGCACGCCGGGGTAACGAGGCCGGCGCGGGTCGCTCCGCTCAGCTCTTCGCTTCTTCTCCGCCATCTTCCCCGAACACCTCACGAGCCTGCTGGCGCAAGCGCTCGCGGGCCGCCTCCACTTCGGTCAGTGCGTCCTTTAATCTACCGAGCTCGTCGGCGCGCAGGTTCAGACCCTCTCGGATGAACAGCGCCGCCGCCTCGGATCGGCTCTTTACGGCGCCGGTCTGGACCCAGGCATCGAGAGCTGCGGAAGTCTCCGAGTCCACCCGCACCATCACGACCTGGTCCCGGGGCGCTTTGCCCATTTCCTCCACCGAGTCCCGGAGACCCGGCGTTACGCAAACGACCTTGAACTTGCTGTCCCCTTTGGGCCAGCTTTGCACTGAGGCGTCGCTCCCGAGATCGACCTCGATACCGACTTTCTCGAGCTCGTCTTCGACCATTCCGAGAATGCCGCCGAAGTCGAATCCGGATTTTTCCTTCTTTTGCTTCTTCGAGGGCATCACAATTACCTCCGTCTACATTACGTATTACATGATACGGAGTTTCACCCGCCCTGTCAACCGCCAAGCCCCCCGGCCGAGCTTCCAGTCCGCGCGCCCTACCTAACTACGCGCCGGGCAGCCTCGCTATTCGATTCGAGATCCGGAGTCAGGCCAAAGCGGATTCCTGGCGGGCCTCAGTCGAGAAACTCAGAGGGCGCGTTTCGACCAAGAGACCGGGGTGCACCAAGAGGATCTGGCCATTTTCGACCGCGCTCCAACCGTCCAGGTCGGACAGCGGCTCCGAGGCGACCACGACCGAATCTCCAGCCGACTCCTCGGTTAGCGATCTCCAGTACAGGGTCGGACAGGAGTCTGCGGCGAGAGCAAAGCGACTGGCCACCAGTGCCTTACCCGTCGTGACGCAGAAATTGAGCTCCAGTGGACGAGAGTCCTTCGCCTCGAGATGCCAGGCGACGATCTGGCTCAAGGTTTCCTCCAGGGCCCGGGCGAGTTGATCCGTCGTCGGATCGCAATCCTGCGCCCACTCGAGATGGGTCAGGAACAAGGTAAAAGCCTGCTCGGTGTCGGTGTTGCCACGCACTTGCGCCAGGAGGGCGTCATCGGCGAGAAGGCTGACCTGGCGCGTGAGCCGGGCTCGGCCCGGAATGTCGCCGTTGTGCATCCACAGCAGCCGCCCGCGCCGGAACGGATGACAATTCTCCCGATTGACCGGATCGTAGGACTTGGCCGATCGGACGTGAGCCACAATACAAGGCGAACGGACCTTGCCGGCGATCTCTCCAAGATTGTAGTTGTTCCACACCGGGCTCGTGTCCTTGAACACCGCGGGCTCGGAGCTGATCTCCGGCGAGTACCAGCCGACACCGAACCCGTCGGCGTTGATTCGTGTCCGGCTCAGCGACGCGTCGGTCGCCTGATGCACCAAGCTGTTGGCCGGCTTGTAGATCAGCTCGCTCAGCGGAAGCGGTGGCCCCAGGTAGGCGGCGTAGCGACACATGACGACCTCCTTGCAACGAAGTCTAGCTTCTTGTGCGCCTTGACGACCCGCCTCTTTGGGCGGTGCTGTGGCCAAGAGTTGCCGCTAGACTGACCGAGGGTCGAGGAGGAACTCCACGAGCGCAGAGCATGCCTTGGAAGCTCAGCAGCGATAGCCGAATCTCGGCGCAAGCTCTCGAGCGTCAGATGAAGAACTGGGAGCTCTCGAGACTCCAGCGGCTCGGGAACGCGGCGACCGTTCAGCAGGAAGTCGAGGACTTCATTACCATTTCCAGGCAGGTCGGAATCGCTTCCGAGGATCTCGCTCAGTCCCTCGGAAGCCAACTCGGCTGGCCGGTTTTCGGGCGCGGCCTGCTCGAGGCGATGGCCGGAGACGACGACGTCCGACGACGCATCTATCACTCGATGGACGAGCGCGACCTACGCTGGTGGGAAGAGGCGCTGAGATCGCTCGTCGAACGCGATTTCGACGTCAACGACTACTTTCACCGGCTCAGCCACACGGTGCTTTCCCTCGCCCGCCAGAGCTCGTGCATCTTCGTGGGCCGGGGCTGCGACCTCATGCTGCCACGCACTCTCGGCCTGAGAGTTCGCTTGGTGGCCCCACTCCAGCAGCGGATCGAGTCCCTGGCCGAGAACCTCGGCCTGGGCGCCGCTGCGGCTAGACGAGAGTTGAACCGTATCGAGAGCGACCGCGCCGAGTTCCTGAATCATCATTTTCGCGCCCAGGCCGAAGACCCGACGCGGGCGGACTTGACCGTCAACCTGGACCGCTGGGAACCGCAGGCGGCGATCGAGTTGATCCTCGCCGCTCGAGCCATGAGATCCGAAGCCCGGGCTCTTCAGCCGTGAAGAAGCTCGAGCACGCGCGGGCGCGTGTGCTCGAGCGCGCCAGCCGCTTCAGAAGAGTCAAGAGCGAACCAACGTCCGGCCAGCTGAGCCGGCGAGGCAGCTCCACGGCCGTCGGTTCGGAAAAGGTACTGAAGATCGAGGTGCAAATGCGACGGCTCGTCGCCCCATGCGGGGATGCGATGAATGCTGAGAGCCACCGGAATCGCGCTCACCTCCTCTAGGCGGAAACCGGTCTCTTCTTCGGCCTCTCGAACCGCCGCCGCCGCTATTGAAGTGTCCGTGGCCTCGATGTGACCGCCGGGCTGGAGCCATCGCTCGAGCTTGGCGTGATAGATCAGGTAGACCTGCCGCGCCTCCGCGTCGGCGAGCACGGCACTGACCGTAAAGTGACCCGGCTCGAAATCGTTTCGGTCGAACTTTGACGGCCGACTCGCGAACTCGAGAAGCCGGTCCGAATCGATCGGCAACCCGAGCACGAGCCCGGCCGAAACAAAACTCTCGACAACTGTCGAACCGTCCATCCGTCGAAGCTTACCGCGCGCTCATCACCCAAGCCGGTCCGCTCCTTATGACTCGGGGGATTGGCACGCGCCCCGCGATCGGGCATAGTGCGCGCGATGGCTACCTTCGCCATAGGGGACGTGCATGGCTGCTATCGGGAGCTGACTCGGCTGCTCGCCGTCATGCCGATCGATTGGGATCGCGATCGCCTCTGGATGGTCGGCGACCTCGTCAATCGCGGACCGGACTCGCTTCGAGTTCTGCGTTGGGCGAGACGTACATCCAAGGAAATGGGCAAGCGGTTTCAAGTCGTTCTCGGCAATCACGATCTGCGACTGTTGGCGATGGCAAAGGGCTTGGTTCGTCCGAGATCCTGGGATACCTCGAATGAGGTTCTGAAGTCCCGACATCGAGACAAGCTCTTGAGCTGGCTGGTCGAAAGGCCCCTGGTCTACCGCCGCAACGACTACCTTCTCGTGCACGGCGGTCTGTGGCCCCACTGGACGGCACGCGCGGCCGAAAAACAGGCACGCCAGGTCGAAGTTGCCCTCCGCCAGGGCAAGCGCAAGGCGCGCCAACTACTCGATCCAACCGTGCACCCCAGCGAGATGAGCGAAGCGACCGCCGAGCTCTACCGCTCACTGGAGGCCTTCACCCGGCTGCGCTCTTGCACCCACAAGGGGAAATCCTGCAGCCACGACGGACCGGCCATTGCGACACCCAAGGGGTGTATGCCCTGGTTCGAGGTCCCCGGCCGGCGAAGCGCCGATGTCACCGTCGTCTGTGGCCACTGGGCCGCTCTCGGTCTTCGGGTGCAGCCGGGGCTCTTCGCCCTCGACACCGGCTGCGTGTGGGGAGGGGCGCTGACCGCGGTCCGTCTCGAAGAACCCGCGGTCTACTCCCAGCGTGCGCTCTAGCTTCGGCTCCAGCTAGGCGAAGCTCATGGTCGTGAGCACGTCGTCGACCGCCCGGACGAACAGGTCGGCGTCGTCGTGGTCGATCACCATCGGCCCCTTGATCTTGACGACGTTGTGAAACGGGCCGTCGACGCCGGTCAGGATGCCCCGCTGCCGCAATTGGTTGACCAGAACGGAGGTTTCCTCAGGAGCCGGCTCGAGAGTCTCGTGGTCTAGAACCAGCTCAATCCCTATGAAGAGACCGACTCCTCGAACGTCTCCGACAAGGCGGTGACGACCCAGCAGCTCGCGCAGGGAATCTCGGAGATGCGTCCCGACCTCGAGCGCGTTCTGCTGGAGCCTTTCGTCCTCGATAACGTCCAAGACCGCGGTTCCGATGGCACAGGAGACCGGATTGCCACCGCAGGTGGTGAAGAACTCCATGCCGGCCGCGGCAAACGAATCGGCGATCTCCCGGGTGGTGATCACCGCCGCCATAGGGTGACCGTTACCTATCGGCTTCCCCATGACGACGACGTCCGGAACGACGTTCGACAGCTCGAAGCCCCAGAAGTGAGCACCGACGCGCCCGAAGCCGACCTGCACCTCGTCGGCGATACAAACGCCTCCGGCGTTGCGTACATGAGCGAACGCGGCCTCCAGGTAACCTTCCGGGGGAACGACTTGACCGCCGCAGGACAGCAACGACTCGGTGATGAAGCCGGCAAGGAGTCGTTCGAGAGAGAGAATCGTCTCTTCGATCTGGCGGGCGTAGGCCAATCCGGTTTCGCGTCCGAGTCCCTTGAACTCGCCACGATAGCCATCGGCGATCGGCACCACGTGGACCCACTCTTCAGGTCGCCCGCAGCCACCGTCTCCCAGAAACTTGTACGGGCTGATCTCGACCATCGTGTTGGTATGGCCGTGATAAGCGCCGTCCACCACCAGCATGTCTCGCCTGCCGGTATGGGTTCGGGCGAGACGCAGCGCGAGCTCGTTGGCCTCGGAGCCCGAGTTGACGAAGAAGCAGCGCTCGAGCGGCGCCGGCAGCAGCGAGCACAGACGATCCGCGTACTCGACCATCTGGTCGTACAAGTAGCGGGAATTCGTGTTGAGCTTCCGCATCTGCCGGTAACCGGCCTCGACCACCCGCGGGTCGCAGTGCCCGACATGGCAGACGTTGTTGTACATATCGAGGTAGGGTCGCTCGCGTTCGTCAAAGAGAAACTGTCGGCGACCGCGCGAGAAGGCGATCGGCTCGGCATAGGTAAGCGAAAGGGCAGTGGAAAAGCGGCGGCGACGGCCCCGGAGGATCTCGTCTCGCGGCAGAGACCGATCGGCGAAGACCTCGACGCCGGTGCCGGCGGAGAGCGCGTCGGCGGCCGTTAGTGGGTCGATCTCGGCATAGCGCTCGAGCGCGCGCCATGCTCTTTCCTCGGTCGCGAACCAGCTAGCGCGCTCCGGGTCGATTCGCCGTCGCTCGGCGGCGATCGACAGGGACGCCGCCAGCCGGCCGCAGATCAAGGGAAACAGAACCTCGAGCTCACGGGACGTCAAGGGACGCTCTCGGTGATAGCTCGCCACGATCTCGGCTCCGGCCTCGAGCGGATGCGGCTCATCGAGCAGTGCGTAGGCCAGGGCGATCGCGAGCTCGCAGACCGCCGGGTTCACCAGGCAATCCCCGAAATCGAGTAGACCCACCACCCGGCCCGCGGCGACCAGGAGATTCTCGTCGTTGAGGTCACCGTGAATCAGCGAATGTCGCATCTCGTCCAGAAAGGGCTTGGCCGAAGCACTGAAGAGGACGAACGCGCGATCCAACAGGGCGCGGCGGGCCGCGTCGTCGACTCGAGCGACCGCCCGGCGGTGCCCGGCGGCCGCGGTCAGGTCCCAGCGATGCGTGCGCCGCGGGCCGCTCGGGTGAGCCTGCTCCAGCGCTGAGGTGACCCGGGCCAGGCAGCGTCCGAGGTCCCGGCGCAGCGCGCTCGACGCCGGGCCCGCGTCGCCCCACGCCGTGCCCGCGACGAAACGCAGCAGCCGGCCACGGATCTCATGCTCGCCGGCCTCGTGAGCCGACTCGATCGTGCCCCGGCGCGTGGGGACGATCCGCGGCAGCTCGAGATCCAGATCGGACGCCGCCAGGGTCTCCACGGCCAGATGCTCGAGCTCCAGGGTGGCGGTGGACTGCTGGTCGCCATTGAGCTTGAGCACGAAGCGCTCACCGCTCGGGTCGACCACCAGGAAGTTGTCGTTTTCTCCCGCCAGCGCGGTGATCGAGCCGGAGATCCCGTATTCGCTCGAGAGCAGATTCGCGAGAATTGGATCGTCAGGGCTGATCTCTGCCATCGTTCTCACCGGTGACTATACTGGCTTCATGAAGAACAGAATCGGGCCAATCTTGCTGGCGGCGGCTCTGACAGCCACCGCATCCTCCGGAAGCCTGCCGGCGGAGACCCTGTTGGTCGCCAACAAATCCGACGCCACGGTCGATCTCCTCGACCCTGTCAGCGGCACCAAGCGCGCCACCCTGCCGACCGGCAACGCCCCCCACGAGATCGCGGTCTCGCCGGACGGAACAACCGCCGTGATCACCAATTACGGCGATCGACAGAAGCCCGGCTCGAGCCTGACCGTGGTCGATATCCGGCGCGCGGAAGTCCTGCGCACGATCGGCCTCGGCGAGCACACCCGGCCGCATGGAGTCGTCTGGCTGTCGGACGAAACCGTGGCGGTCACCACCGAGGGCAGCCGGCATCTGCTCATCGTCGAGCCGTCGAGCGGAGCCATCCGCCAGGCGGTGGAAACCGGCCAAAACATCTCTCACATGGTGGCCGTTGCCGGTAGCCGCGCGTTCGTCGCCAACATCGGCTCCGGTACCGTGACCGTCATCGACCTCGAGACCGGCACAAAGCTCTCCGACATCGCCACCGGCGAGGGCGCCGAGGGTATCGACGTAACTCCCGATGGCCGAGAAGTCTGGGTCGGCAACCGCGGCGCGGACACTCTCTCGGTGATCGACCCCGAGAGCCTCGAGATTCTCGCCACCGTGCCATGCCCGGGCTTTCCGATCCGAGTCCGGGTGACTCCGGACGGATCGCGGGTACTGGTCTCGGCAGCCAGATCCGGAGAGGTCGTGGTCTTCGACCGGACCGAGCGCCGGGAGCTGGTTCGTAAGGCGATCGACCTGAGTACCGTGGACGGTTACGAAGAGCGGCTGTTTGGCGACCGCTTCGGCGCCAGCCCCGTGCCGGTCGGCCTGGTCGTTTCGCCCAACGGCGACACCGCCTGGGTCGCGGCGACCCAGGCCGACACCGTGGTCGTGCTCGGCACCGAGGACCTGATCGTCCGGGGCCTGCTCAGCGCCGGCCGTGAGCCCGACGGCATGGCCTGGGCGCCCTAAATGCTCTCTCGACCCACGGGCCCAGCGGGCGGCCGCTGGTAGACTGCGCGCGCTTCATGCACAAGATCCGTGTCAACGGCACCGAGCTCGCCTACCACGAGTGCGGCGAAGGCCCCGAAACCGTGGTCTTCTCCCACAGCTATCTGGTGGATCACCGGCAATTCAGCGCCCAGATCGAGGCCCTCGAGGACCGGTATCGAGTCATCGCCTTCGACCATCGCGAGCACGGCCAGAGCGCGCTCGTCGAAACCGACTACTCGCTGGACGATCTCGTCGACGACGCGACGGCGCTCATCGAGCGCACCGGAGCCGGCCCGTGTCACTTCGTGGGTCTTTCGACCGGTGGGTTCGTCGGTCTGCGTCTGGCGCTTCGCTCGCCACATCTGCTCCGGAGCCTGGTGCTCATGGACACCTCCGCCGAGCTCGAGCCGGCCCTCAAACGCCTCAAGTACGAGACCATGTTCCAGATTCTGCGCGTGTTCGGCTTCGGCCCGCTCATGGGGAGCGTCATGGGACTCATGTTCAGCCCCGCGTTCCTGAACGACCCCAAACGACA containing:
- a CDS encoding class II glutamine amidotransferase; amino-acid sequence: MCRYAAYLGPPLPLSELIYKPANSLVHQATDASLSRTRINADGFGVGWYSPEISSEPAVFKDTSPVWNNYNLGEIAGKVRSPCIVAHVRSAKSYDPVNRENCHPFRRGRLLWMHNGDIPGRARLTRQVSLLADDALLAQVRGNTDTEQAFTLFLTHLEWAQDCDPTTDQLARALEETLSQIVAWHLEAKDSRPLELNFCVTTGKALVASRFALAADSCPTLYWRSLTEESAGDSVVVASEPLSDLDGWSAVENGQILLVHPGLLVETRPLSFSTEARQESALA
- a CDS encoding cytidylate kinase-like family protein, which gives rise to MPWKLSSDSRISAQALERQMKNWELSRLQRLGNAATVQQEVEDFITISRQVGIASEDLAQSLGSQLGWPVFGRGLLEAMAGDDDVRRRIYHSMDERDLRWWEEALRSLVERDFDVNDYFHRLSHTVLSLARQSSCIFVGRGCDLMLPRTLGLRVRLVAPLQQRIESLAENLGLGAAAARRELNRIESDRAEFLNHHFRAQAEDPTRADLTVNLDRWEPQAAIELILAARAMRSEARALQP
- a CDS encoding NUDIX domain-containing protein; translation: MDGSTVVESFVSAGLVLGLPIDSDRLLEFASRPSKFDRNDFEPGHFTVSAVLADAEARQVYLIYHAKLERWLQPGGHIEATDTSIAAAAVREAEEETGFRLEEVSAIPVALSIHRIPAWGDEPSHLHLDLQYLFRTDGRGAASPAQLAGRWFALDSSEAAGALEHTRPRVLELLHG
- a CDS encoding symmetrical bis(5'-nucleosyl)-tetraphosphatase, which gives rise to MATFAIGDVHGCYRELTRLLAVMPIDWDRDRLWMVGDLVNRGPDSLRVLRWARRTSKEMGKRFQVVLGNHDLRLLAMAKGLVRPRSWDTSNEVLKSRHRDKLLSWLVERPLVYRRNDYLLVHGGLWPHWTARAAEKQARQVEVALRQGKRKARQLLDPTVHPSEMSEATAELYRSLEAFTRLRSCTHKGKSCSHDGPAIATPKGCMPWFEVPGRRSADVTVVCGHWAALGLRVQPGLFALDTGCVWGGALTAVRLEEPAVYSQRAL
- a CDS encoding aminotransferase class III-fold pyridoxal phosphate-dependent enzyme, with translation MAEISPDDPILANLLSSEYGISGSITALAGENDNFLVVDPSGERFVLKLNGDQQSTATLELEHLAVETLAASDLDLELPRIVPTRRGTIESAHEAGEHEIRGRLLRFVAGTAWGDAGPASSALRRDLGRCLARVTSALEQAHPSGPRRTHRWDLTAAAGHRRAVARVDDAARRALLDRAFVLFSASAKPFLDEMRHSLIHGDLNDENLLVAAGRVVGLLDFGDCLVNPAVCELAIALAYALLDEPHPLEAGAEIVASYHRERPLTSRELEVLFPLICGRLAASLSIAAERRRIDPERASWFATEERAWRALERYAEIDPLTAADALSAGTGVEVFADRSLPRDEILRGRRRRFSTALSLTYAEPIAFSRGRRQFLFDERERPYLDMYNNVCHVGHCDPRVVEAGYRQMRKLNTNSRYLYDQMVEYADRLCSLLPAPLERCFFVNSGSEANELALRLARTHTGRRDMLVVDGAYHGHTNTMVEISPYKFLGDGGCGRPEEWVHVVPIADGYRGEFKGLGRETGLAYARQIEETILSLERLLAGFITESLLSCGGQVVPPEGYLEAAFAHVRNAGGVCIADEVQVGFGRVGAHFWGFELSNVVPDVVVMGKPIGNGHPMAAVITTREIADSFAAAGMEFFTTCGGNPVSCAIGTAVLDVIEDERLQQNALEVGTHLRDSLRELLGRHRLVGDVRGVGLFIGIELVLDHETLEPAPEETSVLVNQLRQRGILTGVDGPFHNVVKIKGPMVIDHDDADLFVRAVDDVLTTMSFA
- a CDS encoding beta-propeller fold lactonase family protein translates to MKNRIGPILLAAALTATASSGSLPAETLLVANKSDATVDLLDPVSGTKRATLPTGNAPHEIAVSPDGTTAVITNYGDRQKPGSSLTVVDIRRAEVLRTIGLGEHTRPHGVVWLSDETVAVTTEGSRHLLIVEPSSGAIRQAVETGQNISHMVAVAGSRAFVANIGSGTVTVIDLETGTKLSDIATGEGAEGIDVTPDGREVWVGNRGADTLSVIDPESLEILATVPCPGFPIRVRVTPDGSRVLVSAARSGEVVVFDRTERRELVRKAIDLSTVDGYEERLFGDRFGASPVPVGLVVSPNGDTAWVAATQADTVVVLGTEDLIVRGLLSAGREPDGMAWAP
- a CDS encoding alpha/beta fold hydrolase, with amino-acid sequence MHKIRVNGTELAYHECGEGPETVVFSHSYLVDHRQFSAQIEALEDRYRVIAFDHREHGQSALVETDYSLDDLVDDATALIERTGAGPCHFVGLSTGGFVGLRLALRSPHLLRSLVLMDTSAELEPALKRLKYETMFQILRVFGFGPLMGSVMGLMFSPAFLNDPKRQDEVDLWRKRMRANDRRAIVRFGRAIFKRDDVLPDLGAIETPTLVIVGADDRPQPSERARRIADGIPGAELMVIPNAGHLSTIDAPDAVNNALITFFAELWKRTVPADEDRS